ATGGACGTTCCCTTATCGACGCCATGCGCAAGCGCCGCACGGACCAGCTCGCCAGGGCACTGGAACGGCTGCCGGATACCTCACGCGCCGCACTGTGGGCGGCCATTCCAGCCCTGAGCGACCTCAACCTGACCGACATCGACGCATGAGCACCCCGAGCACCATGACTTCCGCGACCCCGGACACTTTTCTTCCGCCCACCGAAAAGGAGATCAACCAGGTTTTCGTCGGCCTGGTGATCGTGCTGGCGCTGGGCGCCATCGACCAGAGCATTGTTGCCACCGCCCTGCCGCGCATCGTGAGCGACCTGGGCGGCATGACCCATCTATCCTGGGTGGTGACGGCCTACGTGCTCGCCTCCACCGCCACCATGCCGCTGTACGGCAAGCTGAGCGACCAGTACGGCCGCAAGCCGGTGATCTACTTCGCCATCGTCACCTTCCTGCTGGGCTCGGTGCTGAGCGGCGCGGCGCGCAATCTCATGGAGCTGATCGTGTTCCGCGCCATCCAGGGCGCCGGCGCGGGCGGCCTGTTGCCGCTGGCGCAGATCATCATCGGCGACATGGTGCCGCCCACCCAGCGCGGCAAGCGGCAAGGCGTGGTCGCCGGCATCTTCGCGCTGTGCAGCGTGGTCGGTCCCGTGGTCGGCGGCCTGATCACCGACATGTTGTCGTGGCACTGGATCTTCTACGTCAACCTGCCCATCGGCGCCGTGGCGCTGGTCATCATCGGTCGCACGCTGCGGCAATACACGCCGCTGCATGCACGGCGCATCGATTACCTGGGCTCCGTGCTGATGACCGTCAGCACCGTCGCCTTCCTGCTGGTGCTGACGCTCGGTGGCGGCGAATGGCCGTGGCTATCCATGCCCATCGCCGTGCTTGGCGCCTTCGCGCTGGTCACCGGCGCGCTGTTCGTGCGGCACGTGAAGCATGAGCCCGAACCGGTGCTGCCGCTGGCGCTGTTCCACGACCGCCTGTTCGTGATCGCTAGCATCGTGATGGCACTGACCTTCATGGGCCTGATGGGCGCCAGCCTGTTCTTCCCGCTGTTCTTCCAGCTGGTGATGGGCGTCAGCCCCGCGCGCTCCGGCTTGCTGACCGGCCCCCTGATGGTAGGCATCGCGCTCTCCGCGCTGTTCAACGGACGCGTACTGATGCGCGCAGGGCGCTACAAGCCGACCGTGATCATCGGCCTGGCCATGTCCACGCTGGCCTTCGGCGTGCTCGCGTGGAGCGCGGCCACCGCGCAGAGCCTGGTCATCATCGAGCCCTCCATCTTCGTACTCGGCCTGGGGCTTGGCCTGGTGACGCCGAACGTGACCATCGCCGTGCAGAGCGCGCTCGCGCCCGTGCATCGCGGCGTGGGCACGGCCACGCTCACGTTCTTCCGTTCACTGGGGGCGCTGGTCGGCGTGGCCGGCTCCGGCGCCATCTTCGCCTGGCAGTTGCGCACCCGGGGTGGCACCGAAACCCCTGCCACCACGGTGATGCCCGAGGGCGGCATGACGGATGCGTCCGTGCTGCATCACGTCACGGATGCCGCGGTGATGCTTTATCGGCACGCCATCGCGTCGACGTTCACCATCGGCGCGTGCATCGTCACGTGCGCCTTCGTGCTGATCCTGCTCTTGCCGGAAATCCCGTTCAGCGATCACCATCACGCCTCACCCGCCCCTGCCGCCGACTGAGGAACCCCGATGATCGCCACCCGGCGCGATGCTCCACTCGCACTGTCCGCCGGCTGGATGGCCTTCGCCACCCTTGGCTTCGCATTGACTGCCTGTGCCCTGCAATGGACGCGGACGGATCTTGATCCAATGATCATGCCGTTGAGCGCCTATCTGCACGGCCCCGGCGGCGCGTGGCTGCGTGGCGCATATGATCTGATGGCGAGCGCATTGGCCTGCCTCGCGTGGGCCAGTCGGCACGCCACGCGCCGCGACTTGCGCAGCGGGCTGGCCAGTGCGTTGTTCATGGTGGCGGCGCTGGCCTTGCCCGTAGTGGCTGCAACCGTGCTCTACGAGGGCACGACCAGCGAAAACCTTGCGCGCCTGCTTCATGGCGAGGCGGCACAGGCCACCTTCCTTTGCCTGGTGGTCGGCATGCTGCTGGTATCGACGCGCTGGCTGCGCGACGGACGCATGCAGCGCAACCGCCATGTTGGCGTCGTGCTCGCCTGGCTGGCGTTCGTGCAGATGTGGGTTCTGGC
This genomic interval from Dyella japonica A8 contains the following:
- a CDS encoding MDR family MFS transporter, whose protein sequence is MTSATPDTFLPPTEKEINQVFVGLVIVLALGAIDQSIVATALPRIVSDLGGMTHLSWVVTAYVLASTATMPLYGKLSDQYGRKPVIYFAIVTFLLGSVLSGAARNLMELIVFRAIQGAGAGGLLPLAQIIIGDMVPPTQRGKRQGVVAGIFALCSVVGPVVGGLITDMLSWHWIFYVNLPIGAVALVIIGRTLRQYTPLHARRIDYLGSVLMTVSTVAFLLVLTLGGGEWPWLSMPIAVLGAFALVTGALFVRHVKHEPEPVLPLALFHDRLFVIASIVMALTFMGLMGASLFFPLFFQLVMGVSPARSGLLTGPLMVGIALSALFNGRVLMRAGRYKPTVIIGLAMSTLAFGVLAWSAATAQSLVIIEPSIFVLGLGLGLVTPNVTIAVQSALAPVHRGVGTATLTFFRSLGALVGVAGSGAIFAWQLRTRGGTETPATTVMPEGGMTDASVLHHVTDAAVMLYRHAIASTFTIGACIVTCAFVLILLLPEIPFSDHHHASPAPAAD
- a CDS encoding DUF998 domain-containing protein encodes the protein MIATRRDAPLALSAGWMAFATLGFALTACALQWTRTDLDPMIMPLSAYLHGPGGAWLRGAYDLMASALACLAWASRHATRRDLRSGLASALFMVAALALPVVAATVLYEGTTSENLARLLHGEAAQATFLCLVVGMLLVSTRWLRDGRMQRNRHVGVVLAWLAFVQMWVLALWKGLPQGLMQKTLIALILCWLAWVARQLWQRSASRD